From Amphiprion ocellaris isolate individual 3 ecotype Okinawa chromosome 10, ASM2253959v1, whole genome shotgun sequence, one genomic window encodes:
- the foxq1a gene encoding forkhead box protein Q1a, producing the protein MKLEVLCGSHYDMKHFEMSSDAERNARSPLSAEEELGSDGDCVAHSPSPVAPCGSSKSKPYTRRPKPPFSYIALIAMAIRDSPSGRLTLAEINDYLMKKFPFFRGSYTGWRNSVRHNLSLNDCFLKVLRDPSRPWGKDNYWMLNPHSEYTFADGVFRRRRKRINKKFEREQDVSEQAEESQSSQQSAAANKTDSCPKFTSSFAIDSILSTPFKRDLNKGHVLLPPAFTWSHHTELMMHHSNTPASFPYVRAPCHVDSFTAHVPNAYGGGLLS; encoded by the coding sequence ATGAAGCTGGAGGTGTTGTGTGGGAGCCACTACGACATGAAACACTTCGAGATGTCCAGTGATGCAGAGCGGAATGCGCGATCTCCTCTGTCTGCTGAGGAGGAGCTGGGGTCGGATGGAGACTGCGTGGCGCACAGCCCTTCACCTGTTGCACCGTGCGGGAGCAGCAAGTCCAAGCCGTACACGCGGAGACCCAAACCCCCGTTTTCATACATCGCTCTCATCGCCATGGCCATTCGGGATTCTCCCTCCGGACGTCTGACTCTGGCAGAGATAAACGACTACCTGATGAAGAAGTTTCCATTCTTCAGGGGCAGTTACACCGGCTGGAGGAACTCGGTTCGACACAACTTGTCTCTGAATGACTGTTTTCTCAAAGTGCTCCGGGACCCGTCTAGACCTTGGGGAAAGGACAATTACTGGATGCTCAATCCTCACAGCGAATACACGTTCGCTGATGGGGTGTTCCGGCGCAGAAGAAAGCGCATTAACAAGAAGTTCGAAAGGGAGCAGGACGTGTCCGAGCAGGCAGAGGAGTCACAGAGCAGTCAGCAGTCTGCTGCGGCCAACAAGACGGACTCCTGCCCCAAGTTTACCAGTTCATTCGCTATCGACAGTATCCTCAGCACACCCTTTAAGAGAGACTTAAACAAAGGACATGTACTTCTcccccctgccttcacctggtCGCACCACACTGAACTGATGATGCATCATTCAAATACACCTGCTTCATTTCCATACGTTAGGGCGCCCTGCCATGTGGACTCCTTCACAGCGCATGTGCCAAACGCCTACGGCGGTGGGCTGCTCTCATAG
- the foxf2a gene encoding forkhead box protein F2a: protein MKSEWPTCCRDPESKKRGATMTTEISQQRLDPSNPLRSSPAAGALSAALLSAQPGMENAHNAPAKGKKGNSGLRRPEKPPYSYIALIVMAIQSSPTKRLTLSEIYQFLQARFPFFRGSYQGWKNSVRHNLSLNECFIKLPKGLGRPGKGHYWTIDPGSEFMFEEGSFRRRPRGFRRKCQALKPMYRMMNGIGFGASMLPQSFDFQSSPGSLACHNSYNLDLMGNTVPGGFEGLGGGHHVPHMSSGSGSSYMAACQAATNSDYCPDSSSSPLQSSPAMVGTLDCQSPYANAASHWSSPGVSSYIKQQSLAPGGQNSSAMHTGMSSYSLDQSYLHHNARDSSDISVGLSRYSSHSAPVCDRKEFVLNLNGISSLHHPSSGGSYYHQLHHHHQSVYQDVKPCVM from the exons ATGAAAAGTGAGTGGCCCACGTGTTGTAGAGACCCCGAATCCAAAAAAAGAGGCGCAACCATGACGACCGAGATTTCCCAGCAACGTTTGGATCCATCCAACCCCCTGCGCTCCAGTCCAGCAGCCGGTGCTCTGAGCGCAGCGCTGCTGAGCGCACAGCCAGGGATGGAGAACGCGCACAATGCACCAGCTAAAGGCAAAAAGGGAAACTCAGGCTTGAGGCGACCAGAAAAGCCCCCTTACTCGTATATTGCTCTGATTGTGATGGCAATTCAAAGCTCTCCGACTAAGAGGCTCACTTTAAGCGAAATCTATCAGTTCCTTCAGGCCCGGTTCCCTTTCTTCAGGGGATCATATCAGGGATGGAAAAATTCTGTCAGACACAATCTGTCTCTGAATGAGTGTTTCATTAAACTGCCCAAAGGTCTGGGCAGACCTGGCAAGGGCCACTACTGGACCATCGACCCGGGCAGTGAGTTTATGTTCGAGGAGGGCTCCTTTCGGCGCAGACCTCGGGGGTTCCGAAGGAAATGTCAAGCTCTGAAACCAATGTACAGGATGATGAACGGTATCGGGTTTGGAGCATCCATGCTGCCGCAGAGCTTTGACTTCCAATCATCTCCTGGCTCGTTAGCTTGTCACAACAGCTACAACTTAGACTTGATGGGGAATACGGTGCCAGGGGGGTTCGAGGGGCTCGGAGGAGGGCATCACGTCCCACATATGTCTTCAGGCTCCGGGTCCTCCTATATGGCCGCATGTCAGGCGGCCACTAACTCAGACTATTGTccggacagcagcagcagcccccTGCAGTCCTCCCCAGCCATGGTGGGCACTTTGGACTGTCAGTCTCCATATGCAAATGCAGCCTCACACTGGAGCTCACCTGGAGTGTCTTCATACATCAAACAGCAGTCTCTGGCACCAGGCGGTCAGAACTCCTCCGCCATGCACACTGGGATGTCCTCTTACTCTCTGGATCAGAGCTACCTGCACCATAACGCACGAGATTCTTCTGACATATCAG TGGGACTGTCTCGGTATTCCAGCCACTCAGCTCCTGTGTGTGACAGGAAGGAATTCGTTTTAAACCTAAATGGAATCTCTTCCCTCCATCATCCCAGCAGCGGAGGATCTTACTACCACCAGCTCCATCACCATCACCAGAGTGTCTATCAGGACGTGAAGCCGTGCGTAATGTGA